The Dehalococcoidia bacterium genome window below encodes:
- the rlmN gene encoding 23S rRNA (adenine(2503)-C(2))-methyltransferase RlmN, which produces MTLRDLLDTPDTQLLAELATLGEPAYRLKQVRRWIFKESVVDFAAMTDLPRRVREAFAERYRVLPLEMIRAVESADGWTRKFLFAVSSSAARLPRSEATSSVETVLMRYDPTDSARGRLTACVSSQVGCAVGCPFCATGQAGFVRNLTAGEIVAQVLALNALLRPAGERVTNIVLMGQGEPLLNLEAVWRAIEWFHDPDGLGIGARHITLSTVGIIPGIEAIAERTPPVRLAVSLHAPNDALRNQLVPLNRRYPLADLLAACRRFVEKSGRRITFEYALLAETNDHPALARELARRLAGLPCHVNLIPVNPTPAGPYARPSAERIAEFQRILRAARIPTTVRVERGIDIFAGCGQLRADEARQRGPAPALAGKPAAPLAARR; this is translated from the coding sequence ATGACACTTCGCGATCTGCTTGATACGCCCGACACCCAGTTGCTGGCCGAGCTCGCCACGCTCGGTGAACCTGCGTACCGGCTTAAGCAGGTGCGCCGCTGGATCTTTAAGGAGAGCGTCGTCGATTTCGCCGCCATGACCGACCTCCCGCGCCGCGTGCGGGAGGCGTTCGCGGAGCGGTACCGCGTGCTCCCGCTCGAGATGATCCGCGCAGTCGAGTCGGCCGATGGATGGACCCGCAAGTTCCTTTTCGCGGTCTCCTCCAGCGCAGCGCGCCTGCCGCGCAGCGAAGCGACCAGCAGCGTCGAGACGGTGCTCATGCGGTATGACCCGACCGACAGCGCGCGCGGCCGGCTCACTGCCTGCGTCTCGAGCCAAGTCGGCTGCGCGGTCGGCTGCCCCTTCTGCGCCACCGGGCAGGCAGGGTTCGTGCGCAATCTGACGGCGGGCGAGATCGTCGCCCAAGTCCTCGCTCTGAATGCGCTGCTTCGGCCTGCCGGAGAACGCGTCACCAATATTGTCCTCATGGGCCAAGGCGAACCGCTGCTGAACTTGGAGGCCGTCTGGCGCGCCATCGAATGGTTTCACGATCCGGACGGCCTCGGGATCGGAGCGCGCCATATCACGCTCTCGACGGTCGGCATCATCCCGGGGATCGAGGCGATCGCTGAGCGAACGCCGCCCGTGCGTCTGGCAGTGTCGCTCCATGCCCCGAACGACGCTTTGCGCAACCAGCTCGTCCCTCTCAACCGGCGCTACCCCCTCGCGGACCTGCTCGCCGCCTGTCGCCGCTTCGTTGAGAAGAGCGGCCGGCGTATCACGTTCGAGTACGCTCTGCTCGCCGAGACCAACGACCATCCTGCGCTCGCCCGAGAGCTGGCGCGCCGGCTCGCCGGCCTTCCCTGTCACGTCAATCTGATCCCGGTCAATCCGACGCCTGCTGGTCCCTACGCCCGCCCGTCCGCCGAGCGGATCGCCGAGTTTCAGCGCATCCTGCGCGCTGCCCGCATCCCGACCACGGTTCGCGTCGAGCGGGGGATCGATATCTTTGCCGGATGCGGACAGCTGCGCGCCGACGAAGCGCGCCAACGCGGTCCCGCCCCTGCGCTCGCCGGTAAGCCGGCCGCGCCACTTGCCGCCCGCCGCTGA
- a CDS encoding ring-cleaving dioxygenase translates to MPRVLTGIHHVTALCGDPQRAIDFYAGTLGLRFVKKTVNFDAPQVYHLYFGDAEGTPGSIITFFAWPDAARGRRGAGQLTSIAFAAPHGSLPFWKRRLETHGIAVVGEEERFGEMLLRLLDPDGLEIEIVASDHAAAHPVWPVGPIPTEVAIRQLSGVTATLSSVDAAADFYEAVLGFRERARDGRRWRFVTGHGGAGALLDIVAAPEAPRGRIAVGQIHHVAWRTPSDEEALAWREQLLAAGHAVTPILDRQYFRSIYFHEPGGVLFEIATDLPGFARDEPLEQLGTRLMLPPWLEPYRAQIEEALPPVQLPVVR, encoded by the coding sequence ATGCCCCGCGTGCTGACTGGAATCCACCATGTCACTGCGCTCTGCGGCGACCCCCAGCGCGCGATCGACTTCTACGCTGGAACGCTCGGGCTGCGCTTCGTCAAGAAGACTGTCAACTTCGATGCGCCGCAGGTCTATCATCTCTATTTCGGCGATGCCGAAGGCACTCCCGGCTCGATCATCACCTTCTTTGCGTGGCCGGACGCGGCGCGCGGCCGGCGCGGCGCAGGCCAGCTCACCAGCATCGCATTCGCCGCACCGCACGGCTCGCTCCCGTTTTGGAAGCGCCGCCTCGAGACGCATGGCATCGCCGTTGTGGGCGAGGAGGAGCGGTTCGGCGAGATGCTTCTCCGATTGCTCGACCCTGATGGGCTGGAAATTGAGATCGTGGCGAGCGACCATGCCGCAGCGCATCCTGTCTGGCCGGTCGGCCCGATCCCGACCGAGGTCGCCATTCGCCAGCTCTCTGGCGTGACTGCAACTCTCAGCTCGGTCGATGCCGCGGCGGACTTCTACGAAGCGGTGCTGGGATTCCGCGAGCGCGCGCGCGACGGCAGGCGCTGGCGCTTCGTGACTGGTCACGGCGGCGCCGGCGCCCTGCTGGATATTGTCGCCGCGCCGGAAGCGCCGCGAGGCCGGATCGCTGTCGGCCAGATCCACCACGTGGCGTGGCGGACGCCAAGCGATGAGGAAGCGCTTGCGTGGCGCGAGCAGCTCCTCGCCGCCGGACACGCGGTGACGCCGATCCTCGACCGGCAGTACTTCCGCTCGATCTACTTTCACGAGCCGGGCGGCGTCCTCTTCGAGATTGCGACCGACCTGCCGGGGTTCGCGCGGGACGAGCCGCTAGAGCAGCTTGGAACGCGGCTGATGCTGCCGCCGTGGCTGGAGCCATACCGCGCGCAGATCGAAGAAGCGCTGCCCCCGGTGCAGCTTCCCGTCGTTCGCTGA
- the aroQ gene encoding type II 3-dehydroquinate dehydratase, protein MMEIWVLNGPNLNLLGIREPEIYGRLTLADLNARLAATARELGATLEFFQSNHEGALIDRLQAGHGRGLAGAIFNPGGLTHTSIALHDAIKAVDYPVIEVHLSNLARREPWRAHSYIAAAAVGTIAGLGWRGYELALRYLVARAVEQQAASSGGPD, encoded by the coding sequence ATGATGGAAATCTGGGTATTGAATGGGCCAAACCTGAACCTGCTCGGCATCCGCGAGCCGGAGATCTATGGCCGGCTGACCCTCGCCGACCTGAACGCTCGGCTCGCCGCGACGGCGCGCGAACTGGGCGCGACGCTCGAGTTCTTCCAGAGCAACCACGAAGGAGCGCTGATCGATCGCCTCCAAGCCGGTCACGGCCGCGGTCTTGCCGGCGCGATCTTCAACCCGGGCGGGCTGACTCACACCAGCATCGCCCTTCATGATGCCATCAAGGCGGTCGACTACCCGGTCATCGAAGTGCACCTCTCGAACCTGGCGCGCCGCGAGCCCTGGCGGGCCCACTCCTACATTGCAGCGGCCGCTGTCGGCACAATCGCAGGGCTGGGCTGGCGCGGCTACGAATTGGCGCTCCGCTACCTTGTCGCCCGCGCTGTCGAACAGCAGGCTGCTTCGTCCGGGGGACCCGATTGA
- a CDS encoding YceI family protein yields MFRSSVALISTFLLAAACAPAPAPVTTGQAGSTPPTAPTATPTTAPPAATPTPAAQPAAGEVRFVIATGSSEARFRVTEQLAGRNLPNDAVGATKEVSGTVVLRGNQVVAEQSRITVDMRTLRTDQAQRDNFIQRNTLETDRFPTATFVLREIRGVPIPLPTSGQYTFQLVGDLTIHGVTVPATWETTATFTPQQVSGQAKSAWKFADFNLTQPRVPLVLSIEDNIRLEIDFVATRAGT; encoded by the coding sequence TTGTTCCGATCTAGCGTTGCGCTCATCTCGACGTTCCTTCTTGCTGCTGCCTGCGCCCCTGCCCCGGCGCCAGTGACGACAGGCCAAGCGGGGAGCACGCCGCCGACTGCCCCCACCGCGACCCCTACGACAGCGCCCCCTGCCGCCACCCCTACCCCGGCTGCTCAGCCGGCCGCCGGCGAAGTGCGGTTCGTTATCGCCACGGGGTCGAGCGAAGCGCGCTTCCGCGTGACCGAGCAGCTTGCGGGCCGCAATCTGCCGAACGACGCCGTGGGCGCTACCAAAGAGGTGTCGGGAACGGTGGTCCTCCGCGGCAATCAGGTCGTTGCTGAGCAGTCGCGCATCACCGTCGATATGCGCACCCTCCGCACCGACCAAGCGCAGCGCGACAACTTCATCCAGCGCAATACCCTCGAGACGGACCGTTTCCCCACGGCAACCTTCGTCCTTCGAGAGATCCGAGGCGTCCCGATCCCGCTGCCAACCTCGGGGCAGTACACCTTTCAGCTCGTCGGCGACCTGACGATCCACGGCGTTACTGTCCCGGCGACGTGGGAGACGACCGCCACCTTCACGCCCCAGCAGGTGAGCGGCCAAGCCAAGAGCGCTTGGAAATTCGCCGACTTCAACCTGACCCAACCGCGGGTCCCGCTCGTCCTGTCGATTGAGGACAACATTCGCCTCGAAATCGACTTTGTCGCCACCCGCGCCGGGACCTAG
- a CDS encoding flavin reductase family protein translates to MLTSLIIPRPIGWVSSVGADGTRNLAPFSFFNAAGGPPPTLLLSIGQRRGTAKDTLRNARETGELVVHLVDETLATAANLTSGEWTYEVDEFDVAGLAVVPADLVRPPRLRDAPAAMECRVTQIIPVVDTPYTLILGRILRIHLREGLLAPDGLVDARALRPVARLGREEWATLGEIFSLARPSEYPR, encoded by the coding sequence TTGCTCACTTCGCTCATCATCCCTCGGCCGATCGGCTGGGTCTCGTCAGTCGGCGCAGACGGAACGCGCAACCTCGCCCCTTTTTCGTTCTTCAACGCCGCCGGCGGCCCGCCGCCGACGCTCCTGCTCTCGATCGGTCAGCGGCGAGGCACGGCGAAGGACACCCTGCGCAACGCCCGCGAGACGGGCGAACTTGTCGTCCACCTCGTTGATGAAACGCTCGCCACAGCGGCTAACCTCACGTCAGGAGAGTGGACATACGAGGTCGACGAGTTCGATGTAGCCGGCCTCGCCGTCGTGCCAGCGGACCTCGTGCGCCCGCCCCGGCTGCGCGACGCGCCCGCAGCGATGGAATGCCGCGTCACCCAAATTATTCCCGTCGTCGATACGCCCTACACCCTCATCCTCGGGCGTATTCTGCGCATTCATCTGCGCGAGGGGCTGCTCGCGCCGGATGGGCTCGTCGATGCGCGGGCGCTGCGGCCGGTCGCTCGGCTTGGACGAGAGGAGTGGGCGACGCTCGGAGAAATCTTTTCTCTTGCACGTCCTTCCGAATACCCTCGATAA
- a CDS encoding ATP-binding protein, giving the protein MERTNGPVLLLALDSDRRAQLEAALYRLGEVVAADDEPLIDVIVAAAAAEDDLDRLCRRHARRPPAVVWVGPGAPPQRPATVPIRPSAEPEALESALRLALRAARAERDLALLHAHATVVAQIRREILNAAPSETALRRVAEAAVALTRSTAAAAVLARGDHGAPMVVGLAGDLPEWSGCLAADYAAPALLALAGPCTRQAVGAEWDQTVAALGLPEPWRIFRAAISLPLTAGERSLGAFAVWRTEERSFDAVDQQILGELTALAALALMTSRRSEGDDRLNGEAAALREQMSDAVLLLDTDQRVVDANAAYEQLYGVRRSEIVGRLVEELPVRYFDETGAPIAGVVPSGPAYQFECGERRGWVSVSSTPLRDGEGRVVGILSVQREVTALYEAARLRLRNEALRALEHLAAGVAHDLNNALALILGSSEIAYNEVRGETPRLADLEETILAIRQAALDAANMTRRLADFARERPTAELSAVDLAELLREVASVTRPRWLNDARRRGITIALEVHTETLPPVAADPSELRDALINLIFNAVDALPTGGRIVLSAARDGNVAVIRVVDTGVGMTEAVRQRIFEPYFTTKGERGSGLGMTMVYAVVKRHRGEIAVESELGRGTTVTIRLPFSASAPDDPRSPVEDDRRGRILVLDDEPGIAAMMARMLGRDGHTVRFFTVPDEAIAAIERERFDVVVTDLGMPGFDGWDVAAAAKRRDPSTRVVLVTGWGSDLDRDAPSRVAIDAVLPKPFPFQRLREIVRSLLGGGP; this is encoded by the coding sequence GTGGAGCGTACGAACGGACCGGTTCTCCTGCTCGCCCTAGACTCCGATCGCCGCGCCCAGCTTGAGGCAGCGCTCTACCGTCTCGGCGAAGTCGTCGCTGCCGATGACGAGCCGCTGATTGACGTGATCGTGGCGGCGGCTGCAGCGGAGGACGACCTCGATCGCCTGTGTCGCCGGCACGCTCGCCGTCCGCCGGCAGTTGTCTGGGTCGGCCCGGGGGCGCCCCCGCAGCGTCCCGCAACGGTGCCGATCCGCCCCTCCGCCGAGCCCGAGGCGCTGGAGAGCGCGCTCCGTCTCGCGCTTCGTGCCGCCCGCGCTGAGCGCGACCTTGCGCTGCTCCACGCCCACGCGACCGTGGTCGCGCAAATTCGTCGCGAGATCCTGAACGCGGCGCCGAGCGAGACGGCGCTCCGGCGGGTCGCCGAGGCCGCCGTTGCTTTGACGCGTTCGACGGCGGCGGCAGCAGTGCTGGCGCGCGGCGACCACGGCGCGCCGATGGTGGTCGGTCTTGCTGGCGATCTCCCTGAATGGTCGGGGTGCCTCGCTGCTGACTATGCTGCCCCCGCTCTCTTGGCGCTCGCCGGGCCCTGCACGCGCCAGGCGGTCGGCGCGGAGTGGGACCAGACGGTCGCGGCACTGGGCCTGCCCGAGCCGTGGCGGATCTTCCGAGCGGCAATCTCGCTGCCGCTGACCGCCGGAGAGCGCTCTCTCGGCGCGTTCGCGGTCTGGCGGACGGAGGAACGATCCTTCGATGCCGTTGACCAGCAGATCCTCGGCGAACTGACAGCGCTGGCCGCGCTCGCTCTCATGACCAGCCGCCGGTCGGAAGGGGACGACCGGCTGAACGGAGAAGCTGCAGCGCTGCGCGAACAGATGAGCGATGCGGTGCTGCTGCTCGACACCGACCAGCGGGTAGTCGACGCCAACGCCGCGTATGAGCAGCTGTACGGCGTCCGGCGCAGCGAGATCGTGGGGCGGCTTGTCGAGGAGCTGCCGGTGCGCTACTTCGACGAGACAGGCGCCCCCATCGCCGGCGTCGTGCCTTCCGGGCCGGCCTATCAGTTTGAGTGCGGCGAACGGCGCGGCTGGGTGTCCGTCAGCAGCACGCCCCTTCGCGACGGCGAAGGGCGGGTCGTCGGAATCCTTTCGGTGCAGCGCGAGGTGACGGCGCTGTACGAGGCGGCACGCCTGCGGCTGCGGAATGAAGCGCTCCGCGCCCTAGAGCACCTCGCCGCGGGCGTCGCTCATGATCTCAACAATGCCCTCGCGCTCATCCTCGGCAGCAGCGAGATCGCCTACAACGAGGTGCGCGGTGAAACCCCTCGCCTCGCCGACCTCGAAGAGACGATCCTTGCCATCCGTCAAGCGGCCCTCGATGCCGCGAACATGACGCGCCGTCTCGCCGATTTTGCGCGTGAGCGGCCGACGGCCGAGCTGAGCGCGGTTGATCTTGCCGAACTGCTGCGCGAGGTCGCTTCGGTGACGCGGCCGCGCTGGCTGAATGACGCCCGGCGGCGCGGGATCACGATTGCGCTGGAAGTACATACCGAAACGCTTCCCCCGGTTGCGGCAGACCCCAGCGAACTGCGCGATGCGCTGATCAATCTCATCTTCAACGCGGTCGATGCGCTGCCGACCGGGGGGCGCATCGTTCTCTCTGCAGCGCGCGACGGCAATGTCGCGGTCATTCGCGTCGTCGACACCGGCGTGGGAATGACCGAGGCCGTGCGGCAGCGCATCTTCGAACCGTATTTCACGACCAAAGGCGAGCGTGGCAGCGGGCTCGGGATGACGATGGTGTATGCGGTGGTGAAGCGCCATCGGGGCGAGATTGCGGTCGAGAGCGAACTGGGGCGGGGAACAACTGTCACCATCCGGCTGCCTTTTAGCGCGTCGGCGCCGGACGACCCGCGCTCTCCGGTGGAGGACGACCGGCGGGGACGGATTCTCGTCCTCGACGATGAGCCGGGCATCGCCGCGATGATGGCGCGGATGCTCGGGCGAGACGGCCATACCGTCCGCTTCTTCACCGTGCCTGACGAGGCGATCGCCGCAATCGAGCGCGAGCGGTTCGACGTCGTGGTGACGGACCTAGGCATGCCCGGCTTCGACGGCTGGGATGTTGCGGCGGCGGCGAAGCGGCGCGACCCCTCAACGCGGGTTGTGCTGGTGACCGGCTGGGGAAGCGACCTCGACCGTGATGCTCCCTCCCGCGTGGCGATCGACGCCGTCTTGCCGAAGCCCTTCCCGTTTCAGCGGCTGCGCGAGATTGTCCGTTCCCTGCTCGGAGGCGGGCCGTGA
- a CDS encoding alpha/beta hydrolase, with protein sequence MSSAPFRKGYVDTSYGQIHYREAGTGRPLVLLHQTPSSSAMWEPVIPLFAQEGYRCVAFDMLGFGNSAMPATKPSGRDYAQAMVEAARGLGIERADIVGHHTGVTIALIQADLFPETVRKLVLWGIPLLPEASMERLRNEGPSTYSEDGSELVRFWVNRRRMSRPGATIEMSIRWMIERLQMGLNTHWAHNVVGETDHAALLGRLKHPILLMCGQLDKSTWQATLDAKALFPHLPFVAIENASLDVADEFPEAFVRAVNGFLCEELPDWA encoded by the coding sequence ATGAGCAGCGCGCCGTTCCGCAAAGGCTACGTCGACACCTCGTACGGCCAAATCCACTACCGAGAGGCAGGGACAGGTCGGCCGCTCGTCCTGCTCCACCAGACGCCCAGTTCGTCGGCGATGTGGGAGCCAGTCATCCCCCTCTTTGCCCAAGAAGGCTACCGCTGTGTCGCCTTTGACATGCTCGGCTTCGGCAACTCGGCGATGCCGGCGACCAAGCCCTCCGGACGCGACTACGCCCAAGCGATGGTCGAAGCGGCGCGTGGGCTGGGCATCGAGCGCGCCGATATCGTCGGCCACCACACCGGCGTCACAATTGCGCTGATCCAAGCCGACCTCTTCCCGGAGACCGTCCGCAAGCTCGTGCTCTGGGGAATTCCCTTGCTCCCCGAAGCGAGCATGGAGCGGCTCCGGAATGAAGGCCCTTCCACCTACAGCGAGGATGGCTCGGAGCTCGTCCGGTTCTGGGTCAATCGGCGGCGGATGAGCCGCCCCGGCGCAACGATCGAGATGTCGATCCGCTGGATGATCGAGCGGCTGCAAATGGGGCTGAACACGCATTGGGCCCACAACGTTGTCGGCGAAACCGATCACGCGGCGCTGCTTGGACGGCTGAAGCATCCGATCCTGCTGATGTGCGGCCAGCTCGATAAGTCGACCTGGCAAGCAACGCTCGATGCTAAGGCCCTGTTTCCGCATTTACCGTTTGTCGCGATCGAGAACGCCAGCCTCGATGTCGCCGACGAGTTTCCCGAGGCGTTTGTCCGCGCTGTTAACGGGTTCTTGTGCGAAGAGCTGCCCGACTGGGCATAG
- a CDS encoding class I SAM-dependent methyltransferase has product MREAAGTIGYTPTILSRSDAVPGPASGEQYLRDFLRIAPLSHAMFRAVEALAFRQVELEHPVLDLGCGFGEFAGVVFDQLEMGIDINEADLDLGRRSNKYQRMLWSDARRMPFQSGSFATVVSVSVLEHIQNVPRALAEAARVLRPGGLLVVTVPTEAMYRHLFFPRLFRALGLPQLARWYLRGHRLVFKHVTIRPADWWKEQLSLAGFVIERCEGTISPRVMQLHDLFLLTAFPSQLAKWVTGRRLLMTTGLRARLLPLVFGRLIRLDRASAINLFIVARKRREG; this is encoded by the coding sequence ATGCGCGAAGCGGCCGGGACGATCGGCTACACTCCGACGATACTATCCCGGAGCGACGCCGTGCCGGGCCCTGCTAGCGGTGAGCAGTATCTGCGCGATTTCCTGCGGATCGCGCCGCTCTCCCACGCCATGTTCCGCGCAGTGGAGGCGCTCGCGTTTCGCCAAGTCGAGCTAGAGCACCCGGTGCTTGACCTCGGCTGCGGCTTTGGCGAGTTCGCGGGCGTCGTCTTCGATCAACTGGAGATGGGGATCGACATCAATGAAGCGGATCTTGATCTCGGCCGGCGCAGCAACAAGTATCAGCGGATGCTCTGGTCAGATGCCCGCCGGATGCCGTTTCAATCCGGGAGCTTCGCCACGGTGGTGTCGGTTAGCGTCCTCGAGCACATCCAGAATGTGCCGCGCGCGCTTGCGGAGGCAGCCCGCGTTCTCCGGCCGGGCGGGCTTCTTGTGGTCACCGTGCCGACAGAGGCGATGTACCGCCATCTCTTTTTCCCCCGGCTCTTCCGCGCGCTGGGGCTGCCTCAGCTTGCCCGGTGGTATCTTCGCGGCCACCGGCTGGTCTTCAAGCACGTGACAATTCGGCCGGCGGACTGGTGGAAAGAGCAGCTGAGTCTGGCGGGGTTCGTCATCGAGCGCTGCGAGGGGACCATCTCGCCGCGCGTCATGCAATTGCATGACCTCTTTCTGCTGACAGCGTTTCCGTCGCAGCTGGCCAAATGGGTCACGGGCCGCCGGCTGCTGATGACGACCGGGCTGCGCGCCCGGCTCTTGCCCCTAGTGTTTGGTCGGTTGATCCGGCTCGACCGCGCCTCTGCGATCAATCTGTTCATTGTCGCGCGCAAGCGGCGGGAAGGATGA
- the tyrS gene encoding tyrosine--tRNA ligase has protein sequence MSDVLDLLRERGFVKEISNEAGLRAALQRPITVYNGIDPTAPSMHVGHLIGMMALAHLQRAGHRPIVIVGGGTALVGDPSGRTSARQLLSKETVDANLVALQRQVARFLDFAEGRALMLNNAEWLLKLGYIEFLRDIGRHFTVGQILQHETYRERLAGEGLSVIEFNYVLLQAYDFLHLFREYGCLLQVGGSDQWFNILAGVDLIRRETGQEAFGLVWPLLLKADGTKMGKTASGAIWLSAELTSPYDFYQYWINCDDADVGRLLRLFTFLPLDEIERLEALRDAEIRHAKEVLAYELTALVHGTAAADQARTAARALFGGEGDLAAAPTVTIPAAALAAGVTASHLFVLAFGDTRAAIKRLIEQGGASINGERVAGDPKVDTSWLRDGALLLRKGKKQYKRVVPV, from the coding sequence ATGTCCGACGTGCTCGATCTCCTTCGCGAGCGCGGCTTTGTCAAAGAGATCTCGAATGAAGCCGGCCTCCGCGCCGCGCTTCAGCGCCCGATCACCGTCTACAACGGAATCGACCCGACTGCCCCCAGTATGCACGTGGGCCACCTGATCGGGATGATGGCCCTAGCGCATCTGCAGCGCGCGGGACATCGGCCGATTGTCATCGTCGGCGGCGGCACCGCGCTCGTCGGCGACCCGAGCGGCCGCACGAGCGCCCGCCAGCTCTTGTCTAAAGAGACCGTCGACGCGAACCTCGTTGCGCTGCAGCGGCAGGTCGCGCGCTTCCTCGATTTTGCGGAAGGGCGCGCGCTGATGCTGAACAATGCCGAGTGGCTGCTCAAGCTGGGCTACATCGAGTTCCTGCGCGACATCGGCCGCCACTTTACGGTCGGGCAGATCCTGCAGCACGAGACCTACCGCGAGCGGCTCGCCGGCGAGGGACTGAGCGTCATCGAGTTCAACTACGTTCTGCTCCAAGCCTACGATTTCCTCCATCTCTTCCGCGAGTACGGCTGCCTTCTGCAAGTCGGCGGTTCTGATCAGTGGTTCAACATCCTCGCCGGCGTCGACCTCATCCGGCGCGAGACGGGGCAAGAAGCGTTTGGGCTCGTCTGGCCGCTGCTCCTGAAAGCTGACGGCACAAAAATGGGGAAAACCGCCTCCGGCGCGATCTGGTTGAGCGCGGAGCTGACCAGCCCGTATGACTTCTACCAGTACTGGATCAACTGCGACGATGCCGACGTCGGACGCTTGCTCCGGCTGTTCACATTTCTGCCGCTTGATGAGATCGAGCGGCTGGAAGCCCTGCGCGACGCCGAGATCCGCCATGCCAAGGAGGTGCTGGCCTACGAACTGACCGCGCTTGTGCACGGAACCGCCGCCGCTGACCAAGCGCGGACTGCAGCGCGCGCGCTCTTCGGCGGTGAGGGCGACCTCGCCGCCGCACCGACCGTCACTATTCCCGCTGCCGCCCTCGCCGCTGGAGTGACAGCGTCGCATCTGTTTGTGCTCGCTTTCGGCGACACGCGAGCGGCGATCAAACGGCTCATCGAGCAGGGCGGCGCTTCAATCAACGGCGAACGGGTCGCCGGCGACCCGAAAGTCGACACCAGCTGGCTGCGCGACGGCGCCTTACTGCTCCGCAAGGGGAAAAAACAGTATAAGCGCGTGGTGCCCGTCTGA
- the tatA gene encoding twin-arginine translocase TatA/TatE family subunit produces the protein MFFPQLGPMELILILAIVLLIFGVGRLPEALGSIGRGIREFRKAVSGTETPPPASSDKPSAPPTA, from the coding sequence ATGTTCTTTCCCCAGCTCGGTCCGATGGAGCTGATTCTCATCTTGGCGATCGTGCTGCTCATTTTCGGGGTCGGCAGGCTCCCGGAAGCGCTCGGCTCGATCGGCCGCGGCATTCGCGAATTTCGGAAGGCCGTCTCTGGAACGGAGACGCCGCCGCCGGCGTCCTCCGACAAGCCCTCTGCTCCCCCAACGGCGTGA
- a CDS encoding LLM class flavin-dependent oxidoreductase produces the protein MQLGMQTGASVWPGITYEEAVEQLTWQARFADEAGFKRLWLVEHHFVEFAMAGAPSVILAHYASITKTIKLGYAVAVLPLHHPVRLAEEMAWLDQLSKGRMMLGIGPGFSPLEYGVFGVDLERKREYVEEGFQILKLALSGQPFTYEGRIWRIPPVQIHPGPYRGRTMPFYMATSSHDSVARAARWDVTPLLGFRPIEVLTDQIQLWRSVRAEMGDTREEIDRKQKEIGVLRRIVVGATDAEARAVAEAGSLQFAEAIRRLNTAAGESRPRAFEALGPDGRRVLVQDVNEEDQRARSAQNAAAGTIAGTKSHVIEQLYALQETGVGHVLAGFGGRGVPHREARANLEMIASDILPLFND, from the coding sequence ATGCAACTGGGGATGCAGACGGGCGCCTCCGTGTGGCCCGGGATCACCTACGAAGAGGCCGTCGAGCAGCTCACGTGGCAGGCACGCTTTGCCGACGAGGCCGGCTTCAAGCGCCTCTGGCTCGTCGAGCATCATTTCGTCGAGTTCGCGATGGCCGGCGCGCCGAGTGTCATTCTCGCTCACTATGCCTCGATCACCAAAACCATCAAGCTCGGTTATGCCGTTGCGGTGCTGCCGCTCCACCATCCGGTGCGGCTCGCCGAGGAGATGGCGTGGCTCGACCAGTTGAGCAAGGGACGGATGATGCTCGGCATCGGCCCGGGCTTCAGCCCGCTGGAGTACGGCGTCTTCGGCGTCGACCTTGAGCGCAAGCGCGAGTATGTCGAGGAGGGGTTCCAGATCCTGAAATTGGCGCTCTCCGGACAGCCCTTCACCTACGAGGGGCGGATCTGGCGTATCCCGCCAGTCCAGATCCATCCCGGCCCCTACCGGGGTCGGACGATGCCGTTCTATATGGCAACCTCTTCCCACGACTCCGTCGCCCGTGCTGCCCGCTGGGATGTGACGCCGCTGCTCGGCTTCCGGCCGATTGAGGTCTTAACCGATCAGATCCAGCTCTGGCGGAGCGTCCGCGCCGAGATGGGCGACACGCGCGAGGAGATCGACCGGAAACAGAAGGAGATCGGCGTCTTGCGCCGGATCGTCGTCGGCGCGACGGACGCTGAGGCGCGCGCTGTTGCCGAGGCAGGCAGCCTGCAGTTTGCCGAAGCGATCCGGCGGCTGAACACCGCCGCGGGCGAGAGCAGGCCGCGCGCATTCGAAGCGCTCGGTCCAGACGGCCGGCGGGTGCTGGTGCAGGATGTCAACGAAGAAGACCAGCGCGCTCGCAGCGCGCAGAACGCCGCCGCCGGCACGATCGCCGGCACTAAGTCGCACGTCATCGAGCAGCTGTACGCGCTTCAGGAGACCGGGGTTGGCCATGTTCTCGCTGGATTCGGCGGACGCGGCGTGCCCCACCGCGAAGCGCGCGCCAACCTCGAGATGATCGCGAGCGACATCTTGCCGCTCTTTAACGACTAG